The Megalops cyprinoides isolate fMegCyp1 chromosome 12, fMegCyp1.pri, whole genome shotgun sequence genome contains a region encoding:
- the smyd2a gene encoding N-lysine methyltransferase SMYD2-A isoform X2, with the protein MSSLMIRRREGLSKCGKCKQAFYCNVDCQRGDWPMHKLECTAMCTYGENWSPSETVRLVARIITKQKTVTERTASERVLALREFEAHLDKLDNEKREMNRTDIIALHHFYSRHLDFPDDDYLTELFAQVNCNGFTIEDEELSHLGSAVFPDVALMNHSCSPNVIVTYKGTVAEVRAVQDIHPGEEIFSSYIDLLYPTEDRNERLRDSYFFTCDCKECSTRSKDKAKMEVRSSGTVPEPEEIQSMVRYAKNIIEEFRRAKHYKTPSDLLEICELSLEKMGSVFDETNVYMLHMMYQAMGVCLYMQDWDRAMSYGEKIVKPYSVHYPAYSLNVASMYLKLGRLYLGLEKRSAGVKALKKALAIMEVAHGKDHHYLAEIRREMEEQP; encoded by the exons ATGTCTTCTCTCATGATCCGCAGGAGGGAGGGCCTCTCCAAGTGTGGGAAGTGTAAACAAGCCTTCTACTGCAATGTGGACTGCCAG agaggagactGGCCCATGCACAAGCTGGAGTGCACTGCCATGTGCACCTATGGAGAGAACTGGAGCCCCTCAGAGACCGTCAGGCTGGTGGCACGGATCATTACCAAGCAG aagACCGTGACAGAGAGGACGGCCTCTGAGAGGGTGCTCGCCCTGAGGGAGTTTGAAGCGC ATCTGGACAAGCTGGATaatgagaagagagagatgaaccGGACAGATATAATCGCTCTGCATCACTTCTACTCCAGACACCTGGATTTCCCTGATGACGACTACCTCACTGAGCTCTTCGCCCAG GTTAACTGCAACGGCTTCACCATTGAGGATGAGGAGCTCTCCCACCTGGGCTCTGCAGTGTTCCCTGA CGTTGCCTTGATGAACCACAGCTGCAGTCCTAACGTCATCGTCACCTACAAGGGGACGGTCGCCGAGGTGAGGGCTGTCCAGGACATCCACCCTGGAGAGGAG atTTTTTCCAGTTACATTGACCTCCTGTATCCCACTgaggacagaaatgaaaggcTGAGAGACTCCTACTTCTTCACCTGTGATTGCAAAGAATGTAGCACCAGGTCAAAG GATAAGGCCAAGATGGAAGTCCGGTCATCGGGCACAGTCCCGGAGCCGGAGGAAATCCAATCCATGGTGAGGTACGCCAAGAATATCATCGAGGAGTTCCGCAGAGCCAAACACTACAAGA CCCCTAGTGATCTGCTGGAGATCTGTGAGCTGAGTCTGGAGAAGATGGGCTCTGTGTTCGACGAGACCAACGTGTACATGCTGCATATGATGTACCAGGCCATGGGGGTGTGCCTGTACATGCAAGACTGGGACAGGGCCATGAGCTACGGCGAGAAGATCGTCAAACCCtacag TGTGCACTACCCTGCCTACTCTCTCAACGTGGCGTCCATGTACCTGAAGCTGGGCAGACTGTACCTGGGGCTGGAGAAGAGGTCCGCCGGGGTCAAGGCCTTGAAGAAG GCCCTGGCCATCATGGAGGTGGCCCATGGGAAGGACCATCATTACCTGGCTGAGAtcaggagggagatggaggagcagcCCTGA